The genomic DNA ACAGGATGGAACTGCTAAGGACCCTTCTAAAAAGGAGGCAATCTGCATTTTTACGCAGAGATATCCATCTCCACCGGCTGTTATGACTGACCTGGTTCAGGAGGACAAGGACATTCAGACCAGGTTTATGTACTGGACCGAGTCGAAAGACCCTCAAATCCCCATATCTTGCATAGAATGTATGCAGGAGGGACACATCGCGCAAGTGTGTCCATCGAAGGAGGTGTGTATCACCTTTTATAGAACCCTGTGAAAACCCCACTGACAAAACAGTGTACGCACTGCGGTGCCTGGGACAAACATGACAGCAACTTCTGCCCCACCTGGCGAAGATGCCAACGCTGTCGCGAACGAGGCCACGACGAAGCCCAATGCTCTTCGTTACTGAAAGGTTCTGCCTCTGAAGTCCCTTGTGACCTCTGCGGCTCACAAAGCCACCTAGAACTTGACTGCGATTACATGTGGAAGCTCCCACTACGCGATCCATCATCAGGACCAGTACTAGTGTCGATTTCCTGTTCGCATTGCACTAGTAACCACCACCTCGCTGGTGACTGTCCATCACTGCCAAAGCCCTTGTCTTCATCATCGTGGACACTAAACGGAATTGATCCGAACATGGTCACCAATATTAACTCCGTAATCCCTGGCCGGGGTCGACCCGGGCCTGGTCCTGTGGCTCGGGGTAGAGGGGGGATGAAGATCCGCGGCCGGGCAGAGCGCTCACCAACACCTGATAGCGACGAAGATGACGGCATGTTCACAAGACCAAACCAAcgtcctccgcctccaggtcgaggaggaggcCGTGGTAATATCCGCATTGGAAGCGGAATTGGACGAGGGAAGAACTTGGGTCCTGGGGGATATCGGGATCAAAATGATTCTTTCGGAGACCGCTCTCGTCAACGATCAATGTCTCCTGTTGGACGACCTGGTCCGGGTTCTggtcgaggaagagggagtcGGGATAACTGGAATGTGCGCTCTCGGTCACCGCCGCGGAGGGGCAgacctccacctccaccagcGCGTGGTGGACGTGGACgcggaggaggcggaggtaaacgaggcggcggcggtggcggcgGCGATGCTTATCGTCCTATGCCTAGTGCTGCGAAAAAAAATTGGGATAGATATCGGTTTTGATTTGGACTTGCTGCATTGCCACATTTTGTTATATACCCGCCAGAGGAATTTGCGTGCAGAAGGTGATTTCGCTGTATATCTACGATACCAATGAAATATGTCCAAAAGAAGAGCAAGCAGTTCCGCGATTCATCCCTCGCGATCACTGGTAGCCGGTTTATCACCGCCCCGGTGACCGACGAAGCCGTTCTCAAGAATGTCAACCAAGTTGTCCAAACGGTTGATACTGAGATCCGTATGCTCGTGATCCTTCAGCCAACCATTCTTCTCATTCAATAACAAGACAGTAGCTGCACCGGCCATGTGCCCAGCAGTCATGTCGTCGATGCTATCACCAACCTGTTCTTGGTTAGCTTACTATTTATCGTACGCAGGTAGGTAGGCGTTGAATACCATGATCAAATGCTCAGCCCTAGCCCCAACTTTCCATGCCTGCGCAATATGCAAGATCCCCGCGGGATCCGGCTTGGGCAGTAAATCTGGTGTTTCGCGCGTAATAATCGGCAAAAAATCCTTTTCGTGTGCTGGAATATGAGTCTGAATCAGATGTAGCACTGGCGTTCTACCAACCGTTaactcatcttcatcatagAAGAAAGGAAGGTGGGTAGTTATACTCAAAATTCCTCGTACAGAGTGCCCTGCGCACCCCACGCGCCTGCAGATAGTCCATCAACTGAACAAGGCCCGGCTGCGGTTGCTGCGAGCTCATGGCTTCGCGCTCGATGGCTTTGATTTTGTCAGCGGCTGCGAGACGGGCTTCGGGGGTTGGGAGGTCGCGGATATGGTGCAGGATGTCGATTGATTTGTCGATACCGAGCGCAGACCTTCATTTCGTTGAGTATTTATTCATCCGATGATGCCAATTCAATTCTGAAAAAAGTCTGGATTGATCGACGTACCGCATCTCAGAGAACATGTAGTGTTGTGGTAAACTGCGCATATTAGCACCGATCCTTTCTATACATATTTGAAAGGAAAATACCATAGCGTTCCGTCCACATCAAAAACAATTCCTTCTAATGCTGGCGCATCGGATTCACTCTTCCGCTCCGGTTTGAGGGGAGCGAAGCGTCGTTGGCGGAGGGGGTAGCTGGGGATTGGTATTGACGGAGAAGACATGACTTTGGTAGAAATGGCTCTGCTTAGAGTATTGAATCGTAGAAGTGGCTGAAATGGAGGCGAGGGTAAGAGGCGCATGGATGTAGTCAGGATAGTGTTGGGTTGACGTTGGATGTGGAAGAAAAGATCCATGGTGAGTGAAGTGGGGATCTTAGCTTAGCTATCTATGATCAGCATAACTCTACAACTATTCTGCATATCCAGCTATACAACGGACTAATACAGAATATCAGTATGGAAGGAGTACAGGACTACGGCATACCCTGAGCATACGCTGGTCGCTCTTTCCCTCCTTCCATCCAAAGTAGCAACAACACCCCCAAATCCTCTTCTCCCAAAATGAATGTCTCTATATCCTCCTCACCATACTATTTTATCCACCATTTTATTCTATCCCTCTACTCTATATATACATAGCATTCTCCAGTACTTATATGCGAGAGATGTCCCTCCCAACGACCACCCACGACCTCCGTCGCCTCCCAGAGACGCAGCAGCCCCAACCAACCACCGACAATTATTACAACTACTCCAACTACTCCAACTCAATTACCATAACTTTTACCCAGCTCTTCACCCTTCTTGGTGCCCTTCTCACCCTCAAGTTCTACCATGGCCTATCAACCCTCTCGCACGGCAAGAGACCCGCCCATCAGTCCATCGAGGAGCTCGAACGCCGCATCGTGGCTCTTTTTCAGGCTATCGTTCCAGAGGGGCTGTATCAGGTGAACTCGAGGGGTTCAAACTCGGGATCGGGATCTGATGCGGCGTCGAGACACTCGTTTCCTTGTGACAATGGCGGGAACAAGAGTGGGAACGGGAGTGGGAAACGAAATGGAAATGGAAGTGCGGCGAGATCGATGGCATCGGCGTCTACCCATCGTCTTCAGCCAGGAAATGCGATGATCGATTTGGACAATGCAACTACCGAAGAAGGATCTGCGCACAGTCCCCTCATGAGGGTTACGACGAATATCGCCCCCGCTATACGCATGTCGCAGGGCCTGTCGAGGATGTCGGGGGAACAGCTCGTTCGGACGGCCACAGCTGGAACGACCATCACGGAGAGCATTCCGGAGATGTCGTTGGATAATATTCACGGTGACAACCGCCAATCGTTTGCTTCGTGTCAGGCATACTGTGGATCTATGTCTTCTGCTGCTCCTCCCCCTGTGTCTGCCTATGCAGCTTATAGACCAGGCACTCCTTCTTTTTGTCCGCCGCCACAGAATACGCCTGAGTCAGGTACGCCCGCTATTACCAACCTAGACCGGTTCATTCTGCAGGTCAGGCCGCCGCGGTCCACTTTCATAGGCCGCTTTCCGACGGATGAGGATGGATGGTCGCCGATTGTCAGCCAAAGAGAACTGACTAACGAGTCTGAGGAAGAGTCACCAACGAACAGGCTTAACAAGTGGCCCGGGGTCGAGCAGGAGCAGTCGCGGTCGTCGAGTCACGAAGAAGAATCACCAAAGAACGAGCTTGTAAAGTGGCGGTTTGGCAAGGAAGATGTGGATGATGTCCACTCATCAATCTACGACGCGGAAGGTGTGGAGACTGACTCAAAttcggatgaggatgggaatgaagatgacgatgGAGATGGGGAGGGTGGATTAAAGTTGGTGTTGGTCCGTTCGGCTGAGAGCTATCCAGGCAAGTTTCCTGTTAGTGAAGGGCTGCCATTGGAGGCGTTGGCGACGGCTCCTATTTGCTTGAGAGGAAAGGCGCAGACTTCTGTGAGGCCGCTATCGGAGATTTGATGGGTTTGCATTGCTGCTTGGTTGACACTTTTTTCATGCTTTGATGTATGTTTTTGGGTTGGTTTAAAAGTTATCATTCGTTGGCGTTAGGGTATATTGGTTCGAAGTGTTCCGTTGGCAAATGACCAATGACTAGCTATAGGTCAGCAACCTTTATTGTAGACATTGATAGGGATCTTGTTCAGAATGAGCTGTAATAAAAGTCCAATACTATTCTGTATGCGTGTATGTACGATCATTCTATATCCATCAGCAACATAAGCCAACAAGCATCGACTCGAAATAACTATATATGATGTATGCCAGAACTGACGCTCATTTGCTTTTCAAAAGGATCATTATGCACTGAACATCAACATATCAACAAATGGTACATGCATGTTTATAAGCAAATAATATGCAGGAAACAGATAcacaagaaagaaaaattaCAAAACCTCTGTCCATCCCATCATACCTAGTTATGTAGTGACATCGaaagaataaaaataaaCGAAAAATGACATGACATGATGCTTCATTCATCAACATGCAATGCAATACAATGCAATGCATAACAGGGGATATAAAACGTTAAAACAAAATCGACGTCATAAATTTCGTAAAAATCATTAGGAGATTGGgagtatgggtatgggtattcAGGTAAGGGTTCAGAGTTCAGTCGTTCAACGTTTCGCTTCAGTAATCGAGGTCGTCGACTTGGTCTGGGCTAGCGCCGCGGTAGCGACTGGTGCGGCTGTATTGGCTGCCGGAGTTGAGAGGGCGAGGACCGGTGGGTTTGCGGGAGGGGACCGGGGATGAGCGCATTCCAGAGCTCTGTAACTCATTATATTAGCATTCATCTCAATTAAATCGTGGATATGGGAAAAGGGCATACCCTCGAAACAACGCGATCCGCATAAGACcgctcatcatcctcttttACCTTGGGCGGACGCTCAGGAACCAATGGTCCATCGTCCCTGACCTTCGGGGGCCGTGGCGGACCCGTACGTCGCGAGGAAGCCTCCGAGTAGCCAGTGTCCGAGATCGGGGACAAGCGGCTGCCGCCGCTGTAGCCACTGTAGCGCTTCTGGACGTTACTGGAGTTGCCACCGGAGAAGCTGGAGTTGGAACCCCATTGCTCGGATTGCGGGTTGTGGAAGCCGTAGACCTGTGCTTGGGTTTCGAGTTGGGTTTGGTAGCGGCCCGTGGGACCCTGGCGGGGCTGCGGATGCTGGAGGTCCATGCTGTCGCGGTGAGCGCGGTACTTGGGGGCTTCAGAGACTTGTGACGGGATCAGCGGGGATGGAGGGCGGTCctcttgctgctgctgctgctcgaGGTTGGTGTTGGACCGGATCCGGTCGTCGCCCTGGGGATCGTAGTAATCGTCCGTCTTGTATGCTCCGTAAGGAGCAAGGCTCGTGTCCGACCGCTCTTTTTTGTTCTGGAGGGTGTTGCGGATGAACTTGGGAAGGAAACCGCCAGACTTGCGCTTCTGAGCTTTGTCGTTCTGCTTGGGGGGCGTGGCTTCTCCATTAAGAGCGCCAGACGCCATGGGAGGCTTGGAGCTCTCTTGAGGAGGCAGCTTAGGGCTCAGGAACTCGGCGCGTTCATCATaatcgtcttcctcgtcctcctcgggAACCGTACTGGGACGACTGGGCTGGTTGTGAATCGTGCGAGACCCTCCGGTCGAGGGTCGTCCGGGTTGATCAACGGGCGAAGTACCATCTTCGCCCTCGGTTTCATAGCCATCGTGGTCGAAACTTCCCCGGCCACTGCGGCCAAAGTGGTCATCCTGCTGAGCTCGCAGAGCGTCAACATCATCAAGGAGTTGCTCCAGCATGTCTTCAATCCTGGTCAAGTCGTTTCCGGACTTGAGACTCAAGCCCTTCAAGGCGCGCTTGAACACGTTCTTGCGTTTGGAGCGCAtgtcctcctctccctctgcggcggcggcgagtTGACGAGATCTGGCGCTGGGAGGTTGAGGACGCGGTCCACTGATAGCTCGGAATGTTCGCTCGTGTTGCTTGTCGTTGGCTTCCATGATCAGTCCGTCCTGGTAAGCGATGTATTTCTTCATGTCCTCGAAAGAGTTGCGCATCTCTGCAGCGCTTCGAACCAGGGAGACCAAAATTTCCGTGTCTCTGGCGTTGCGTTGGGCATCGCGAACAGTAAGCTGAAACAGTTAGCGAGTGTCATTAACGGATAAAGATCGAAAGATACTCACATGATCCATCAGCGCAATGATGTCCTTGGACTGAATCCGGTCAACGCCTTGCCCGGTGGCGCTATCGTACATAGGCGAGCCAACTCCATGAGAGTAGCCACTCAGGTTTCTCTGGTGCTCAGCACCACTAGGGCTGTCAAAGAGCCCCAAGGTGTCCATGCCACCGAGGCCTTTACCTTCGGACTTTGGAGTGCCAACACTAGGTGAAAGCGGGTGCGCTCCAGACGCATAGCCCTCATCCTTAACAGCCGGCGGCGTACCAGGCACCTGATCATAGGATTGATCGAAGTAGCCCTCAGGGGCATAAGCACCTTCGGGGTAATAGCCTGGATCGTAGCTCAGTTCCTCGTCCAAGCCAAGTCCCTTGCTCGCTTGGTCGTCTTGGACATCCTCCTTAGACTGCGACCTCTCGTCGTATGGCCAATAGTCCTGGTTTTGGGAAGGCGCCCTGGGTCCCTGAATGATCGAGGGGTTGGTGTCAATCTCAGATTCCGAATCCTGGGCATCACCTGCCTCCGGAATCTGAGCATCATCACCGGGATCAAAAGATCGGGAGTGACCCAGCTCAGCCTGCTCGTCCATCGACTGAGCGATGCTCTGGGGCGGCGAGCTGACACCCATTCTCTTACCGAAGGAAGTTGCGTCGGGGCTGCCGGCGTCCTGACGCTGCTTCAGAGGACTTCCTTGACGAGAGCCAGGAGTGGTTGTCTCCTGCGGCTGCTGCGCTGTCGGTTGTGGGCTACGTGGCTGTGGGCCGCGGGTCTCCGGGCTGCGTTGTTCCTGTCGCTTACTGAGGTCGGACTTGGAGCGATTTGTCAACTCAGAAAACACCTGAGTGTAGCGTTCCACAACGGAAGGCTCGAGTAGTGAGGCAACCGCAGACTCAACGGGTGCCGGATGAACGAAATGAGGGTTGGCGCCATTGCCTTGGGAAACGCGCTGGCCCCGGCGAACCTTATCCATGTAGTCGATTTCGCTGTCGTCGGTGTGGTTTGTCATGCGCTTGGGATCGAGGCTGCTGGTATCGGCGGCTGAGTGCCGACGAGAGTACAGGTCGGATTGTTCGTCCCAGTCTTCTGCGCGCGGTTGTCGAGAAGAATCCTGTTCGGACTCATGTCGCTTGTTCAGACTGAGACCTGAAGGTTTCGTTCTCGTCGATCTGGCGAGATCCGTACTCGGTGCCGACGAAAGTGAATCGATGGAAAGTCGAGGCTTCAATTCCTTATCCCCTCCTGACTGCTGACCAGGCGATGGTCGTACTTGGGgcggaggcggcggaggcggcggTCTTAAGTCGCTTTGCTCGCTAGCGACGCTTTGAATGGGACTAAGGGCCCGCCGTCGGGAAGGATCAGCTTGAGTATCCAGCAGGTTGGCCACGGCTGCGGCTGCAATATCACCCGCGGCAGCAGCATCCTCGGAATCACCGCGATCATGTCCTCCAAAGGAGGCGCGGTCCTCCTCATCAGATACACTTTCGACGGAGACGTTATGGGTCGACTTGTTGGGGTGGCGGATATCCAATTCGTGGCGAGTGTCCAGCGGTGTTCGATTCGGGGTGCGAGAtagaggagaaggagactGGACGGGAGAACCACGAGCAACCTCTTGAAAACGAGTCTTTTGCGGGACAATTGACTCGGTCTCAGCGGTGCGATGAGAAACCAGCGAGTCCCTAGTCATGTCCGACTCCAATGCGCTGCGCAAAGGCATTGGAGGCACATTATGTTTCTGGAACACCAACTCCGTCTCGTTTCCATTCCCAGCGCGTTCCTTCGTGGGGCTGGGGCTCTGGCGGTTGCTCTCGTTTGTGTCCATGCTGGACTTGGAATCGTGACGACGCAGAGCCGCAGCAGTCAGCGCCGTGCCGACACGTCCAGCTTTTTCCGCATCGCGGAGTCCTTTGCTCTTGGCGCGTCGAAGCTTGTCGTTCTCATTCATCTCCGGACGTAGACCCCACTTGACGTAGGTAGGATCCGCTTCAGTACCCTTGCTCTGGCTGCTTTCCTTGCTGGGTTTGCGTTCCGGGTTCTTCGTGGGAGCCGGATCGTCCCCAAGCAAGGTGGTGCCTTCATTTTTGCTGTCTTTTTTGAGGAGGACCTTGGGCTTGATGATATCCGGGGCACTGGCATGCTTCGAAAGCCGGCGGCCAAGTCCATCGCGCGTCTGGGTGCTTGACTGCATTGAAGCATTCATGTCGCGGTCAAACTTGGATGTGTTGTGCATGACCTTCTGGTCCTTCTTGAGCTCCTTGAGTTCGGGCAAGATAAGCCGCCGGATAGCATCCTCTACGGTCTCCAAGAGcttggggttgttgttgaagGTGGACTTGTTCGAATTTTGTGATAGGAAGGAGTATTGGTCGTTGGAACGACGGTTCGCCGATACTGCTGAGGCACTGAGCAGACTGGACTCGGCAGGGTTGTAGACGGAGTCGTCATTCTCCTGGCGTCTCTGTGCACGCTGTCGTCGCCGACGGGCGGCAGGTGTGTCGGGGTCCAGGAGACTCCGAGGGTTGCTGCTGTGGTCGTCGTCGCGCTCGCGCTCCTGTGGGCCGCTGGTGAGTTTCTCTGCGACCCTGTGCGCGATACGTTCGGTGCTGAGACTACGGCTGCGCTTTCTCCGGGGGGTCTTGAGCAGCTCTTTATTATCAGCCTCTGGCTCCAAGCTCTGGCTCCGCTTGTGGTGTAGACTGGATGTCGGACCCTCCAGCAGGCTGTCTGTCGGCATCGACGAGATATCAGACATAGCGGGCTGGATGTGGCGGTTCTCGCGCGAGAGGCTGGAAAGGACACTTTCTTGATCAGGATTATTCAGAAATTCCTCGGCTTGCTCACGGTTCTCGAACTCGATTTCGAGCGGACGGGATCCGTGGTGATTTTCGTCGTCGCTGAGACCTTGCTCATCCAGGTCGTCCAATTCGAGGTGCTTACGCGACTTGGGCAGCGACCCAAGAGAGATACGGCGGGCGTAGACGGGGCCCCGATTGCCGTTGGATTCGGTGATCTGGAGATGATGGTCTCGTTGGTCCTTGAGCTTCTTGGAAGAAGGCGTGACACGGACGCGGACACTGGGTCTGGAGACGATGTTGCCAGCACCTGTCCCACCCTCGAAGTATTCAATGAGGAGGGAGGTCTGGGAGTTGTGGGAGGTACGGGACAGTTTGGAGGGATCGTCCCGACGGGAATCACGGTTTCTCCGGCGAGTGGGGATGGTGACGGGACTGCCGTCGTCGGGAACGGAGTAGGACGTTTTGTCTGTCCGTCGAGAGAGGTCAGTGGCCAAGTCAGTTCCAGTCATGCTGCCTCCGGATGTTTCGACGAGGGAATCTGAGGCGGCGGGCATGATGGGTTTGCGAGTGTCGACGCCCATAATTACCGCCAGAGATGGTGAACGAGTGGAAGATGTGCGTGTgttgagagggagagagaggatgAAAGGGAAGGCTTTATGTTTTTAATTTTCCCGTTTCAGCCAGACAAGACCATAGTCCTTTTAATCTCTTAAGACCAGGTCTGTAAGGGATGACTGATGATTATATTATTCTTGATAGAATCCGAAGCAGAGAGGCaaagggagagagagagagtgTGTGTGGCTGTCGCTCTGCTCTGGTCACTATCACTGGGTGGGCGATTCACAGCGACGGCGGGGCGGATGCGAGGTTGAAGTAGAAGTAGGGCATCGACAGAGATAGTAAACGTACCAGCAGAGCAGAGGGATTTCTCCCTTGTTGATTATAGACGATAAacgaagagagaagagggggggaaaggaggagaaaagaagaaaaagaggactGTCAGCTGCTGGCGATGGGAGGAGGATAAGTCCAGCAGCGGTGAGGGACTCCACCGAGGCGAAAACAGAGCAAAAGATGGCTGGAATGTCAAGATTTGCAGAGAAGAAGGTGAAAAGGAACAGAGAATGGAAAGATTCCCGATGAAAAGCGAGAAGGAAATGTGTGCCAGAGAgtaaaaaaaagcaaaaaaccAAAAAACGAGAGGCTGGACacaggctgctgctgtgaTGGCCAGCTGTCGGCGGAGACCTGATGCACTCTCACAGGACAAGCAACCAACACCACTCATATCGATGTATTCTATTCTAGTTTATCCTTCCCCTTAATTGAGCCCAGTCTTTCATCAATTGATTCAATGTCTATAAAATAACCATCACTCAACCTGTCTTCCTCTCCTGTGTCTCTCTTCATATTCATATATCGGTGGCTGGGCAGGAGTCAGAAGTTTATCTGATACCTTTCCCCATCAGGTATAGTCCCCTTGCCGCTTACACCGATATCAATCACTCTGTGCTCCATACTCCATGCTTGTACACATACAGCCGTGGCTTCAAATGACTTTAAATCCTACATATTATGCTACTAATATAAGTACTTAATCTGCTGCGCATTGCATGTGGAGTATGCGTCAAAGCATATGCCGGACATTTCCATGTCAGCCACTGCAGGAACCGTTCACTGATCCATCTACTGACCCGAGGAAcagccaaagtcaaaagGCTTCCTGATATACTATGCTAAATTTGTATAAGCTTGAATACGTGAGACTCAAAAGGACACAAAACAAGACACAAAGTGCACCATGGTCTGTAacactgtactccgtatgcatGTCATATCTTGCATCCGGAAACCACCTCTCGCAAAATTTACCATTGAACAGCAGAAGGATAACCACTCAAGTCGATACAGGCATTCACTTGGTTTCGATATAGAATGCCTGGGACTGAATTCATTACTGTGTCAGTTGAATTTGGCAGCTAGATTGACATGTTCTATTCAACAATACGTTCACCTGAAGGCTCTGGCATATGCCACTGATCTCCAACCCGGAAGCCCGTTGGAAAAGGATCCGATGGATCCAAAGACATGTACTTAAACCCGGTGATCCACGCATTCCCCTTGACCGTAGGCAGGGCCGCATCGAAACCGCCCACAGTGGTCGTACCCCTGATATGACAATCGAAGGTTGATCCAATGATGCTCTGATGTGCCAACTTCTCCCCAACATGCAGTCCACCTCTTGCATGCAAGAGGGCCAGTCTAGCACAGCTCCCGGTTCCACACGGGCACCGGTCGAATCGCCCTGGAGACACCACAACGGTGTTCATTGCCATCTTGGTGCCATCCGAAGCTTGTCGTACGGGCTCGGTGAATTCAACAATTGTGACCTGTCTGATCTTATCATTTTTCGGATGCACGGGTGTGTAGGTTTTTCTCACAGCCTGCTT from Aspergillus chevalieri M1 DNA, chromosome 1, nearly complete sequence includes the following:
- a CDS encoding zinc knuckle domain protein (COG:S;~EggNog:ENOG410QEDP;~InterPro:IPR001878;~go_function: GO:0003676 - nucleic acid binding [Evidence IEA];~go_function: GO:0008270 - zinc ion binding [Evidence IEA]) — encoded protein: MPNSSGEENDSRTASVGLQRTRAQNQDSHPNKRQRRTRGNSGNNDVRDFVPQGGTFSAKPLEVDPDDTSSSGSDSDSGSNWSDANPPAANPYAGTTSQAINWNQGNKRAVRTTLGGRGKANNNKRPEPQSQREPEKKLDAQFDAVNGAYWRSRSESVSIGGGDNGKKDECKDMEEGEVNEDTTEAPALDTSGDSDDSESLDSEADDSILLNIGQRQNGHATTDENDEDDDYDPEMQPFVGVVISNGTTKTQKGTQDGTAKDPSKKEAICIFTQRYPSPPAVMTDLVQEDKDIQTRFMYWTESKDPQIPISCIECMQEGHIAQVCPSKECTHCGAWDKHDSNFCPTWRRCQRCRERGHDEAQCSSLLKGSASEVPCDLCGSQSHLELDCDYMWKLPLRDPSSGPVLVSISCSHCTSNHHLAGDCPSLPKPLSSSSWTLNGIDPNMVTNINSVIPGRGRPGPGPVARGRGGMKIRGRAERSPTPDSDEDDGMFTRPNQRPPPPGRGGGRGNIRIGSGIGRGKNLGPGGYRDQNDSFGDRSRQRSMSPVGRPGPGSGRGRGSRDNWNVRSRSPPRRGRPPPPPARGGRGRGGGGGKRGGGGGGGDAYRPMPSAAKKNWDRYRF
- a CDS encoding putative haloacid dehalogenase-like hydrolase (COG:S;~EggNog:ENOG410PKDS;~InterPro:IPR041492,IPR006439,IPR036412,IPR023214;~PFAM:PF13242,PF13419;~go_function: GO:0016787 - hydrolase activity [Evidence IEA]), which codes for MDLFFHIQRQPNTILTTSMRLLPSPPFQPLLRFNTLSRAISTKVMSSPSIPIPSYPLRQRRFAPLKPERKSESDAPALEGIVFDVDGTLCLPQHYMFSEMRSALGIDKSIDILHHIRDLPTPEARLAAADKIKAIEREAMSSQQPQPGLVQLMDYLQARGVRRALCTRNFETPVLHLIQTHIPAHEKDFLPIITRETPDLLPKPDPAGILHIAQAWKVGARAEHLIMVGDSIDDMTAGHMAGAATVLLLNEKNGWLKDHEHTDLSINRLDNLVDILENGFVGHRGGDKPATSDREG
- a CDS encoding uncharacterized protein (COG:S;~EggNog:ENOG410Q2EA;~TransMembrane:1 (o36-56i)), which produces MSLPTTTHDLRRLPETQQPQPTTDNYYNYSNYSNSITITFTQLFTLLGALLTLKFYHGLSTLSHGKRPAHQSIEELERRIVALFQAIVPEGLYQVNSRGSNSGSGSDAASRHSFPCDNGGNKSGNGSGKRNGNGSAARSMASASTHRLQPGNAMIDLDNATTEEGSAHSPLMRVTTNIAPAIRMSQGLSRMSGEQLVRTATAGTTITESIPEMSLDNIHGDNRQSFASCQAYCGSMSSAAPPPVSAYAAYRPGTPSFCPPPQNTPESGTPAITNLDRFILQVRPPRSTFIGRFPTDEDGWSPIVSQRELTNESEEESPTNRLNKWPGVEQEQSRSSSHEEESPKNELVKWRFGKEDVDDVHSSIYDAEGVETDSNSDEDGNEDDDGDGEGGLKLVLVRSAESYPGKFPVSEGLPLEALATAPICLRGKAQTSVRPLSEI
- a CDS encoding uncharacterized protein (COG:S;~EggNog:ENOG410PJ7B); amino-acid sequence: MGVDTRKPIMPAASDSLVETSGGSMTGTDLATDLSRRTDKTSYSVPDDGSPVTIPTRRRNRDSRRDDPSKLSRTSHNSQTSLLIEYFEGGTGAGNIVSRPSVRVRVTPSSKKLKDQRDHHLQITESNGNRGPVYARRISLGSLPKSRKHLELDDLDEQGLSDDENHHGSRPLEIEFENREQAEEFLNNPDQESVLSSLSRENRHIQPAMSDISSMPTDSLLEGPTSSLHHKRSQSLEPEADNKELLKTPRRKRSRSLSTERIAHRVAEKLTSGPQERERDDDHSSNPRSLLDPDTPAARRRRQRAQRRQENDDSVYNPAESSLLSASAVSANRRSNDQYSFLSQNSNKSTFNNNPKLLETVEDAIRRLILPELKELKKDQKVMHNTSKFDRDMNASMQSSTQTRDGLGRRLSKHASAPDIIKPKVLLKKDSKNEGTTLLGDDPAPTKNPERKPSKESSQSKGTEADPTYVKWGLRPEMNENDKLRRAKSKGLRDAEKAGRVGTALTAAALRRHDSKSSMDTNESNRQSPSPTKERAGNGNETELVFQKHNVPPMPLRSALESDMTRDSLVSHRTAETESIVPQKTRFQEVARGSPVQSPSPLSRTPNRTPLDTRHELDIRHPNKSTHNVSVESVSDEEDRASFGGHDRGDSEDAAAAGDIAAAAVANLLDTQADPSRRRALSPIQSVASEQSDLRPPPPPPPPQVRPSPGQQSGGDKELKPRLSIDSLSSAPSTDLARSTRTKPSGLSLNKRHESEQDSSRQPRAEDWDEQSDLYSRRHSAADTSSLDPKRMTNHTDDSEIDYMDKVRRGQRVSQGNGANPHFVHPAPVESAVASLLEPSVVERYTQVFSELTNRSKSDLSKRQEQRSPETRGPQPRSPQPTAQQPQETTTPGSRQGSPLKQRQDAGSPDATSFGKRMGVSSPPQSIAQSMDEQAELGHSRSFDPGDDAQIPEAGDAQDSESEIDTNPSIIQGPRAPSQNQDYWPYDERSQSKEDVQDDQASKGLGLDEELSYDPGYYPEGAYAPEGYFDQSYDQVPGTPPAVKDEGYASGAHPLSPSVGTPKSEGKGLGGMDTLGLFDSPSGAEHQRNLSGYSHGVGSPMYDSATGQGVDRIQSKDIIALMDHLTVRDAQRNARDTEILVSLVRSAAEMRNSFEDMKKYIAYQDGLIMEANDKQHERTFRAISGPRPQPPSARSRQLAAAAEGEEDMRSKRKNVFKRALKGLSLKSGNDLTRIEDMLEQLLDDVDALRAQQDDHFGRSGRGSFDHDGYETEGEDGTSPVDQPGRPSTGGSRTIHNQPSRPSTVPEEDEEDDYDERAEFLSPKLPPQESSKPPMASGALNGEATPPKQNDKAQKRKSGGFLPKFIRNTLQNKKERSDTSLAPYGAYKTDDYYDPQGDDRIRSNTNLEQQQQQEDRPPSPLIPSQVSEAPKYRAHRDSMDLQHPQPRQGPTGRYQTQLETQAQVYGFHNPQSEQWGSNSSFSGGNSSNVQKRYSGYSGGSRLSPISDTGYSEASSRRTGPPRPPKVRDDGPLVPERPPKVKEDDERSYADRVVSRSSGMRSSPVPSRKPTGPRPLNSGSQYSRTSRYRGASPDQVDDLDY
- a CDS encoding uncharacterized protein (COG:E;~EggNog:ENOG410Q9UP;~InterPro:IPR008794;~PFAM:PF05544); translated protein: MHYAIIDARSVGLEIKNANGPRLIEVGERIKQAVRKTYTPVHPKNDKIRQVTIVEFTEPVRQASDGTKMAMNTVVVSPGRFDRCPCGTGSCARLALLHARGGLHVGEKLAHQSIIGSTFDCHIRGTTTVGGFDAALPTVKGNAWITGFKYMSLDPSDPFPTGFRVGDQWHMPEPSGERIVE